The following proteins are encoded in a genomic region of Sulfurovum indicum:
- the rpsO gene encoding 30S ribosomal protein S15: protein MALDQAKKAEIIAKYARGENDTGSTEVQVALLTERIKYLTEHLKTNKKDHSSRLGLLKLVGQRRRLMRYLKKVDLERWHKIKDELGIRN, encoded by the coding sequence ATGGCTTTAGATCAGGCGAAAAAAGCAGAAATTATTGCTAAATACGCAAGAGGCGAAAACGATACAGGTTCAACAGAAGTACAGGTTGCACTTTTAACAGAGAGAATCAAATACTTGACAGAACATCTTAAAACAAATAAAAAAGACCACTCTTCAAGACTTGGTCTTCTTAAACTTGTAGGTCAGCGAAGAAGACTTATGAGATACCTTAAGAAGGTTGATCTTGAAAGATGGCATAAAATCAAAGATGAGCTTGGCATCCGTAACTAG
- the grpE gene encoding nucleotide exchange factor GrpE translates to MSQEAEKDLEQTQNEEQVEETEASNDEKSQETDPLEAAQAEAAEYKDKYIRAHADFENAKKRLEKDKANAVAYANESFAKDILAVIDSFENALASIEGADESNSTEVLERMKEGVKLTYEQLKKILEKNSIKEIPCEGEFNPEVHQAIMQVESDAHQPGEVVQVMQKGYTIKDRVLRPAMVSTCK, encoded by the coding sequence ATGAGTCAAGAGGCAGAAAAAGATCTGGAACAGACTCAGAATGAAGAGCAGGTTGAAGAGACTGAAGCTTCGAATGATGAGAAGAGTCAGGAGACAGATCCGCTTGAAGCAGCTCAGGCGGAAGCGGCTGAGTATAAAGATAAATATATTAGAGCACATGCAGATTTTGAGAATGCAAAGAAACGTTTGGAAAAGGATAAAGCAAATGCTGTAGCTTATGCAAACGAGAGTTTTGCTAAAGATATCCTGGCAGTAATTGACTCTTTTGAAAATGCCCTTGCTTCAATTGAAGGAGCAGATGAATCCAACAGTACAGAAGTACTCGAAAGGATGAAAGAGGGAGTGAAGTTGACATATGAGCAGCTCAAAAAGATTTTGGAAAAGAACTCTATTAAAGAGATTCCGTGTGAAGGAGAGTTTAATCCAGAGGTACATCAGGCTATTATGCAGGTTGAGAGTGATGCGCATCAGCCTGGAGAGGTTGTACAGGTAATGCAAAAAGGGTACACTATAAAAGACAGAGTACTCCGCCCGGCAATGGTCTCTACGTGCAAATAG
- the dnaK gene encoding molecular chaperone DnaK, producing the protein MAKVLGIDLGTTNSAMAVYVNGEAAIIANKEGKNTTPSIVAFTDKGEILVGDSAKRQAVTNPEKTIYSIKRIMGLMCEEEKAAEAKERLPYQIVDRNGACAIEVSGKTYTPQEISAKVLMKMKEDAEAYLGETVTDAVITVPAYFNDAQRKATKEAGTIAGLNVLRIINEPTSAALAYGLDKKDAEQIVVYDLGGGTFDVTALETGDGVVEVLATGGDAFLGGDDFDNRIIDFVANEFKAETGIDIKSDVMALQRVKDAAEAAKKELSSATETEINLPFITADASGPKHLVTKITRAKFESLIADLVEKTISTIESVLKDAGLTKNDVKEIVMVGGSTRVPLVQEKVKAYFGKELNKSVNPDEVVAIGAAIQGGVLAGDVKDVLLLDVTPLSLGIETLGGVTTKVIEKGTTIPAKKSQIFSTAEDNQPAVSIHVLQGEREFAKDNKSLGMFELRDIPAAPRGVPQIEVTFDIDANGILTVSAVDKGTGKSQEIKITGSSGLSDEEIEKMVQDAEAHKAEDEKRKAVVEAKNQADALIHQTRKSLADLGDNFDASEKANIEAAIADLETVLKDENATKEQIDEKVKALTEKSHKLAEAVYAKEQGGQAAGGADAGKKADDDDVIDAEVE; encoded by the coding sequence ATGGCAAAAGTATTAGGAATTGACTTAGGAACAACAAACTCTGCAATGGCAGTGTATGTCAATGGAGAAGCAGCGATCATCGCGAATAAAGAAGGGAAAAACACTACACCTTCTATCGTGGCATTCACCGACAAGGGTGAAATTCTGGTAGGGGATTCTGCAAAAAGACAGGCAGTGACCAACCCTGAAAAGACGATCTATTCGATCAAAAGAATTATGGGACTGATGTGTGAAGAGGAGAAGGCTGCAGAAGCAAAAGAGAGACTGCCCTATCAAATCGTAGATAGAAATGGTGCATGTGCAATTGAAGTATCGGGTAAAACCTATACACCACAGGAGATCTCTGCAAAAGTACTGATGAAGATGAAAGAGGATGCGGAAGCATATCTGGGTGAGACAGTGACTGATGCTGTTATTACTGTGCCTGCATATTTTAATGATGCACAGAGAAAGGCGACAAAAGAGGCTGGTACGATTGCAGGTCTAAATGTGCTTCGTATTATCAATGAGCCTACATCAGCGGCATTGGCATATGGTCTTGACAAAAAAGATGCTGAGCAGATTGTTGTTTATGACCTTGGTGGTGGTACATTTGATGTTACTGCACTTGAAACAGGTGACGGTGTTGTTGAAGTATTGGCAACAGGCGGTGATGCATTCCTTGGCGGGGATGATTTCGATAACCGTATTATCGACTTTGTAGCAAATGAGTTTAAAGCCGAGACAGGTATTGATATTAAATCAGATGTTATGGCACTTCAAAGGGTGAAGGATGCAGCAGAAGCAGCAAAAAAAGAGCTTTCATCCGCAACAGAAACTGAGATAAACCTACCGTTTATTACTGCAGACGCAAGTGGACCGAAACACCTTGTAACCAAAATTACAAGAGCGAAGTTCGAGTCACTGATTGCTGATCTTGTAGAAAAGACGATTTCAACGATTGAGTCTGTACTCAAAGATGCAGGATTGACCAAGAATGATGTCAAAGAAATTGTTATGGTCGGTGGTTCTACCCGTGTACCATTGGTACAGGAGAAAGTAAAAGCATACTTTGGAAAAGAGCTGAACAAGTCAGTGAATCCGGATGAGGTTGTTGCGATCGGTGCAGCGATCCAGGGTGGTGTCCTTGCAGGTGATGTGAAAGATGTACTTCTTCTTGATGTTACACCATTAAGCCTCGGTATCGAGACATTGGGTGGTGTGACGACTAAAGTCATCGAGAAGGGTACAACGATCCCTGCGAAGAAGTCACAGATCTTCTCTACCGCGGAAGACAATCAGCCGGCAGTAAGCATTCATGTACTCCAGGGTGAGCGTGAGTTTGCCAAAGACAATAAATCTCTTGGAATGTTCGAGCTTAGAGATATCCCGGCCGCACCAAGAGGAGTACCACAGATCGAAGTAACATTCGATATTGATGCCAACGGTATTCTGACAGTATCTGCGGTAGATAAAGGTACAGGAAAGTCTCAAGAGATCAAGATCACCGGTTCGTCAGGACTCTCAGATGAAGAGATCGAAAAAATGGTTCAGGATGCAGAAGCACATAAAGCCGAAGATGAAAAACGTAAAGCGGTTGTTGAAGCGAAGAACCAGGCAGATGCATTGATCCATCAGACAAGAAAGTCGCTTGCTGATCTGGGAGATAATTTCGATGCAAGTGAAAAAGCGAACATCGAAGCAGCAATAGCTGACCTTGAGACGGTTCTTAAAGATGAGAATGCGACCAAAGAACAGATCGATGAGAAGGTTAAAGCACTGACCGAGAAGTCTCACAAGCTTGCTGAAGCGGTTTACGCCAAAGAGCAGGGTGGTCAGGCAGCCGGTGGTGCCGATGCAGGCAAGAAAGCAGATGATGACGATGTCATCGATGCAGAAGTCGAGTAA
- a CDS encoding IS110 family RNA-guided transposase, protein MYSIGLDISKSSVNVYVPLGKLDLEIANTDKAFKSLYSKLKKLYKKEIEKVVFVFESTGSYSALLYRFCAQKGIMAYMPNPKQARNFAKAIAQRNKSDKIDARVLSEAIVVAKENEIKVPTIDPLVEEIKEFMVYYRLKVKQRTQLSNHLESLSTKEGSKTLCRTIKAEIKALKKSEDKIIEQVYAIIEKSKNLKEKYNAITSIDGIGKIGGIVMLHLFIKYPHANQRQIVSLAGLDPVMRESGTSIKGQTRISKAGNRLYRGTLFMAAMASTKHNEKMKAFYERLKANGKHTTQAQIAVIRKLIVVAHSLYKSGEVYNKNRYKISTGVQLKA, encoded by the coding sequence ATGTATTCTATCGGATTAGATATCTCCAAGTCAAGCGTCAATGTGTATGTACCGCTGGGAAAGTTGGATTTAGAAATAGCAAATACAGACAAAGCATTCAAATCACTCTACTCCAAACTTAAAAAACTTTATAAAAAAGAGATAGAGAAGGTGGTGTTTGTCTTCGAATCCACTGGAAGCTACTCTGCTTTACTGTACCGTTTCTGTGCCCAAAAAGGCATTATGGCTTATATGCCAAACCCAAAACAAGCCAGAAACTTTGCCAAAGCTATTGCACAGAGAAACAAAAGTGACAAGATAGATGCAAGGGTGCTTTCAGAAGCCATTGTAGTTGCAAAAGAAAATGAGATAAAAGTACCGACCATAGATCCCTTGGTTGAAGAGATAAAAGAGTTTATGGTTTATTACAGACTTAAGGTCAAACAGCGCACACAGCTTTCAAATCATTTGGAATCGCTTAGTACCAAAGAAGGAAGTAAGACACTCTGTCGTACTATCAAAGCAGAGATAAAAGCACTAAAGAAAAGTGAAGACAAAATAATAGAACAAGTCTATGCCATCATAGAAAAAAGCAAAAACCTCAAAGAAAAATATAATGCCATTACCTCCATAGACGGTATAGGTAAAATAGGAGGTATTGTGATGCTTCATCTGTTTATCAAATATCCTCATGCCAACCAAAGACAAATTGTCTCCCTTGCAGGACTTGACCCAGTGATGAGAGAATCAGGTACTTCAATCAAAGGACAAACGCGTATCTCAAAAGCAGGCAACAGGCTCTATCGTGGGACACTCTTTATGGCTGCGATGGCTTCAACCAAGCACAATGAAAAAATGAAAGCATTTTATGAGCGACTTAAAGCCAATGGTAAACACACAACACAAGCACAAATTGCAGTGATAAGAAAACTTATTGTCGTGGCACACTCTTTATATAAAAGTGGCGAAGTGTATAATAAAAACCGCTACAAAATAAGCACAGGAGTACAGCTAAAAGCATAG
- a CDS encoding helix-turn-helix domain-containing protein, with the protein MFGNIIEIKERNKQMVKAYKQGYSQHMIAKVLGISQQAVGGVVKRSRK; encoded by the coding sequence ATGTTTGGAAATATTATTGAAATAAAAGAGAGAAACAAGCAGATGGTCAAAGCTTACAAACAAGGGTATTCTCAGCATATGATTGCTAAAGTATTGGGTATATCACAACAGGCTGTGGGTGGTGTGGTGAAGAGGAGCAGGAAATGA
- a CDS encoding BamA/TamA family outer membrane protein has protein sequence MQPTRKLLIPRIIISILAAQSLNAGTDILHTHTTTEPEEADRKDIIYLPYLFSSDSTGFAGGAGVIKKGLLQPETTAIATLFYGTEQDIITNSQPDTANFSGGFAAIFDYLIPGTDRLLFSVMGMKSHLPKAHYYLYDHSNNSDKESYVETSGDEDFIYASLKYVLPIGEGEDNPDGEYTLKNGFAVGRQGYGGGKPFITGRTSVGMSGFYEHHTFENYLPDSPRSSIGLQKWDTNGLRFFMEHDNTDYDLNPSRGYQFKLQYSKDFGWGDSQQSWDFMEFKYNHYINLPPLSSTQQNVFAMSLWTGYSFSWDRNSEFRPEIADHRPPPWEGAKLGGMFRMRGYSTDRFSDKTVLYGTAEYRATLNWNPFKKNKYIPVAVDWLQLVGFVEVGRVNDHYNSSLFQNMKLDAGISLRAMAVQVPVRIDIAYSEEGTNIWLMVFQPFDF, from the coding sequence ATGCAGCCAACAAGAAAATTACTCATTCCAAGAATCATCATATCGATTCTTGCAGCTCAGTCACTTAATGCCGGTACAGATATCTTACATACACATACCACCACAGAGCCGGAAGAAGCAGACAGAAAAGATATAATCTATCTTCCTTATCTCTTCTCTTCAGATTCTACAGGTTTTGCAGGTGGGGCAGGGGTTATCAAGAAAGGTCTTTTACAGCCGGAAACTACAGCTATCGCTACGCTTTTCTACGGTACGGAACAAGATATCATTACAAACAGTCAGCCTGATACTGCAAACTTTTCCGGTGGCTTTGCAGCCATTTTTGATTATCTCATCCCCGGTACTGATCGTCTTCTTTTCTCCGTTATGGGTATGAAAAGCCATTTACCAAAAGCACATTACTATCTATACGACCATTCGAACAATTCTGATAAAGAGAGTTATGTAGAGACATCCGGGGATGAAGACTTTATCTACGCTTCGCTTAAATACGTTCTTCCTATAGGAGAGGGAGAGGACAACCCTGATGGAGAGTATACGTTAAAAAATGGTTTTGCCGTTGGTCGACAAGGATACGGTGGAGGCAAACCCTTTATAACAGGAAGAACTTCGGTGGGAATGAGCGGTTTTTATGAACATCATACATTTGAGAACTATCTGCCAGACTCTCCCAGGTCATCAATCGGTTTGCAGAAGTGGGATACCAATGGTCTTCGTTTTTTTATGGAGCATGACAATACAGATTATGATCTGAATCCTTCAAGAGGTTATCAGTTCAAACTGCAATACTCCAAAGATTTTGGCTGGGGTGATTCTCAACAAAGTTGGGATTTCATGGAGTTCAAATACAACCACTATATAAATCTGCCACCCCTCTCATCCACACAACAAAATGTCTTTGCTATGAGCCTCTGGACAGGCTACTCTTTCTCCTGGGACAGAAACAGTGAATTCAGACCGGAAATTGCAGATCACCGTCCGCCTCCATGGGAAGGTGCAAAACTGGGAGGTATGTTCCGTATGCGAGGATACAGTACCGACCGCTTCTCTGACAAAACAGTACTCTATGGCACAGCTGAATATAGAGCCACTCTTAACTGGAACCCCTTTAAAAAAAACAAATATATCCCGGTAGCTGTTGACTGGTTACAGCTTGTAGGTTTTGTAGAAGTCGGCAGGGTCAATGACCACTATAATAGCTCTCTTTTCCAAAATATGAAACTTGATGCAGGTATCAGTCTGCGGGCCATGGCCGTACAGGTACCAGTCCGCATCGATATTGCCTATAGCGAAGAAGGTACAAATATCTGGTTGATGGTCTTCCAGCCATTTGATTTTTAA
- a CDS encoding chorismate mutase produces MKTEKCNTLAEARKKIDEVDEEIVKLIAKRNNYIKQIAHFKTSVTEVKAEERIEDVISRVRQQAIDLDLSPNLINDLYVRMIDAMVESEIEEFNNAKSF; encoded by the coding sequence ATGAAAACAGAAAAATGCAATACCCTTGCAGAAGCGAGAAAGAAGATTGATGAAGTGGATGAAGAGATCGTGAAACTGATCGCAAAACGCAATAACTATATTAAACAGATTGCCCATTTCAAAACAAGTGTAACTGAAGTAAAAGCTGAAGAGAGAATTGAAGATGTTATTTCCAGAGTACGTCAACAGGCTATTGATCTGGATCTCTCTCCAAACCTTATTAATGACCTTTATGTACGTATGATCGATGCGATGGTTGAGAGTGAGATCGAAGAGTTCAATAATGCAAAGAGTTTTTAA
- a CDS encoding response regulator transcription factor has protein sequence MKILLLEDDVILQEIIEEFLIENGYEVNSFYDGEKALDAIGNSHYDLLLLDVNVPSINGFEILSYLRDIGNTTPAIYITSLAGINDLKKGFELGADDYLKKPFDLEELQVRIEHIAKANYLQDEIEFNGMRFIPKAHQIYIGEKVIEMRQKEAQVLEYFVQNQGKIISCDEIIENVWEDENVPTHATIRTYIKNLRKMFDKEYFDNIKGEGYRFNII, from the coding sequence TTGAAAATATTATTGCTTGAAGATGATGTGATCTTGCAGGAGATCATTGAAGAGTTTCTTATTGAAAACGGTTATGAGGTCAACTCTTTTTATGATGGAGAAAAGGCACTCGATGCGATTGGGAACAGCCATTATGATCTATTGTTGCTTGATGTGAATGTTCCGAGTATAAACGGCTTTGAGATACTCTCTTACCTTCGTGATATCGGTAATACCACCCCAGCTATTTATATTACTTCACTTGCTGGGATCAATGACCTCAAAAAAGGCTTTGAGTTGGGTGCGGATGATTATCTGAAAAAGCCTTTTGATCTTGAAGAACTGCAGGTACGTATCGAACATATAGCAAAAGCAAATTATCTTCAGGATGAGATAGAGTTTAACGGTATGCGGTTTATTCCCAAGGCACATCAGATATATATTGGGGAGAAGGTGATTGAGATGCGCCAGAAAGAGGCACAGGTATTGGAATACTTTGTACAAAATCAGGGAAAGATTATCTCTTGTGACGAGATCATCGAAAATGTATGGGAGGATGAAAATGTCCCTACCCATGCGACCATCCGTACCTATATCAAAAACCTGAGAAAGATGTTTGATAAAGAGTATTTTGACAACATCAAAGGAGAGGGTTATCGTTTTAACATCATATGA
- a CDS encoding sensor histidine kinase: protein MTTSKERVIVLTSYERRSLSRFLTLYLISVFVLLAIIGYLFFENNRASMKSAMKFEMMYQGRMLSSMIVMEAMKGKEMDEADKLNFLASLKHCRFDVGYYDKEQDAIYSEIDEVDRFDKDFYVKDNSCYTVIEDKSDHMGVHYIVLKENELVGSFQQLRIKIISYLLFSFLLMGVVGYFLGRLFLRPVREQIEAFDRFISDTTHELNTPISAILMTIQSLKGIDEKKKKRLEASAKRLNMMYSSLTYRLEGKEEKAEPFCFAKVIEERVGYIRELIEAKHLHVSVDLEPTEVRMSHSSAERLIDNLLSNAIKYSDVGDSITVTLRNRVLKVSDTGIGIDKTVQEDIFKRYTRANNERGGFGIGLNIVLGICKQYKIKIDLKSEKGVGSTFILTFPLMKQ from the coding sequence TTGACAACATCAAAGGAGAGGGTTATCGTTTTAACATCATATGAACGCAGGTCACTCTCCCGTTTTCTAACTCTTTATCTGATTTCAGTCTTTGTTTTGTTGGCAATCATCGGGTATCTTTTTTTCGAAAATAACCGTGCGTCGATGAAGAGTGCGATGAAGTTTGAGATGATGTACCAGGGGCGTATGCTCTCTTCCATGATCGTGATGGAGGCAATGAAAGGAAAAGAGATGGATGAAGCTGACAAGCTTAATTTTTTGGCCTCTCTGAAACACTGCCGTTTTGATGTAGGCTATTATGATAAAGAACAAGATGCTATCTATTCAGAGATCGATGAGGTTGATAGATTTGATAAAGATTTCTATGTCAAAGATAATAGCTGTTATACGGTAATAGAGGATAAGAGCGATCATATGGGTGTGCACTATATTGTTCTTAAAGAGAATGAGTTAGTTGGCAGTTTTCAGCAGCTGCGTATTAAAATTATAAGCTATCTATTGTTCTCTTTTTTGCTGATGGGGGTGGTCGGGTATTTTCTGGGACGTCTATTCCTGCGTCCGGTACGTGAGCAGATAGAAGCGTTCGATCGGTTTATCTCCGATACTACTCATGAGCTCAACACTCCGATATCAGCTATTTTGATGACCATCCAATCACTTAAAGGGATAGATGAGAAAAAGAAGAAGCGCTTGGAGGCAAGTGCAAAACGTCTCAATATGATGTATAGCTCGCTAACCTACAGGTTAGAGGGGAAAGAGGAGAAAGCAGAACCCTTTTGTTTTGCCAAAGTGATCGAAGAGAGGGTAGGGTATATCAGGGAACTTATTGAGGCAAAGCATCTTCATGTTTCAGTCGACCTGGAGCCTACAGAGGTGAGGATGTCACACTCTTCTGCCGAACGCCTGATTGACAATCTGCTTTCCAATGCGATCAAGTATAGTGATGTGGGAGACAGTATTACTGTAACACTCAGGAATAGAGTACTGAAAGTATCTGATACCGGTATCGGTATTGATAAAACGGTACAGGAAGATATTTTCAAGCGTTATACACGTGCCAATAATGAGCGCGGCGGTTTTGGTATAGGTCTCAATATTGTACTGGGTATCTGTAAACAGTATAAGATCAAAATTGATCTAAAGTCTGAAAAAGGGGTGGGAAGTACCTTTATTTTGACTTTTCCACTCATGAAACAGTAG
- a CDS encoding CBS domain-containing protein, translated as MLVKKVMTPKEKLISVSPMATVREALKLMRNHKVRSVIVEKTSPSGAYGLVTFKNILQSIVAEDGDIDLLNVYDIATTPAFSVSAELDIKYAAKMMVTSSIKRLLVIDNNELLGILTMTDIIGILMDSVE; from the coding sequence ATGTTGGTAAAAAAGGTAATGACCCCAAAAGAAAAACTGATAAGTGTATCCCCTATGGCAACCGTAAGAGAAGCTCTTAAATTAATGAGGAATCATAAAGTCCGCTCTGTCATTGTAGAAAAGACCTCACCTTCGGGTGCCTATGGTCTGGTAACGTTTAAAAATATCCTGCAAAGTATCGTTGCTGAAGACGGTGACATTGACCTGCTTAATGTCTATGACATTGCTACTACACCAGCTTTTTCCGTTTCCGCCGAACTTGACATCAAGTACGCAGCCAAAATGATGGTTACAAGCTCCATTAAACGTCTTCTGGTTATAGACAACAATGAACTTCTGGGTATCTTGACCATGACCGATATTATCGGTATCTTGATGGATAGTGTCGAATAA
- a CDS encoding transcriptional regulator, with translation MKFTALVAVIQDKDEEAAIEIAKEAGAGSVTILHGKTIGLKEKKVFFGLTLEENVSALLFVLPRKLTMKVMRALRQEFDLDNHENNGFTFTFPLSHVTGLDTEELHKFEDDIKSMI, from the coding sequence ATGAAGTTCACCGCACTTGTTGCCGTCATTCAGGACAAAGACGAAGAGGCTGCCATAGAAATTGCCAAAGAGGCCGGTGCCGGATCAGTGACCATACTGCATGGCAAGACCATAGGACTCAAAGAAAAAAAAGTCTTTTTTGGTCTCACACTTGAAGAGAATGTCTCTGCCCTGCTTTTTGTCCTGCCACGCAAACTTACGATGAAAGTGATGCGTGCTTTACGCCAGGAGTTCGATCTGGACAACCATGAGAATAACGGGTTTACCTTTACCTTCCCTCTCAGTCATGTAACTGGATTGGACACAGAAGAACTCCATAAGTTTGAAGATGATATCAAAAGCATGATATAA
- a CDS encoding DUF1538 domain-containing protein, whose amino-acid sequence MKESLKIFSGDLKSSFMDLLPIIIVVALFQGVIIRAVPDNLLSIVIGLTIVAIGLALFIRGLELGIFPVGEGLAVDFARKGSVFWLLTFAFTVGFATTVAEPALIAIANKAAVISHGLIDAFWLRMTVALSVGFAIALGTLRILLGHPIAYYIIGGYITVVLITFFAPAEIIGLAYDSGGVTTSTVTVPLVAALGIGLASSIKGRNPAIDGFGLIAFASLTPMIFVQIYGIIVYNLGDSSTLIPVVTEVVENTKAVATVYTFSAMDTFMELIGVIKDVAPILIVIFFFQYIIIKKPVAHLHKITVGIIMVILGLYAFIVGLEMGLFPIGETIAYQLTDMKNNLLIYLFAFLIGFSTTMAEPALLAIAIKAEEISEGNIKQNILRIVVAFGVAIGIGLGAYRIVAGDPIHYYIIVGYIFVIFFTYLAPSYIIPIAYDSGGVTTSTVTVPLVAALGLGLAENIDGRNPLIDGFGLIAFASLFPMLTVMGYGIHAEYYKNKQLKQEELP is encoded by the coding sequence ATGAAAGAAAGTCTAAAGATATTTTCCGGGGATCTGAAAAGCTCCTTTATGGACCTGCTTCCCATCATTATTGTTGTAGCACTGTTCCAGGGAGTGATCATCCGTGCTGTACCGGACAACCTGCTCTCGATTGTAATAGGGCTGACTATTGTTGCTATAGGACTGGCTCTCTTCATTCGTGGACTTGAACTGGGTATCTTTCCTGTCGGTGAAGGACTGGCTGTAGACTTTGCCCGCAAAGGATCGGTCTTCTGGCTCTTAACCTTTGCCTTTACTGTTGGCTTTGCTACAACAGTAGCAGAACCTGCACTGATTGCCATTGCCAACAAGGCAGCTGTGATCTCCCATGGACTTATCGATGCATTCTGGCTGCGTATGACCGTAGCACTCTCCGTTGGCTTTGCTATTGCCCTGGGGACACTTCGTATTCTTCTGGGACACCCTATCGCCTATTATATCATTGGCGGATATATCACGGTCGTTCTCATTACCTTTTTCGCTCCGGCTGAAATCATTGGACTGGCCTATGACAGTGGTGGGGTAACCACTTCTACCGTAACCGTTCCACTCGTAGCCGCATTGGGGATAGGTCTTGCCTCAAGCATCAAAGGACGAAACCCTGCTATCGATGGCTTTGGACTCATCGCTTTTGCTTCACTTACCCCTATGATATTTGTTCAAATCTATGGCATCATCGTCTATAACTTAGGAGACAGCAGTACTCTGATACCTGTTGTTACAGAAGTGGTAGAAAATACCAAAGCCGTTGCTACTGTATATACTTTTTCTGCGATGGATACCTTTATGGAACTCATTGGTGTTATCAAAGATGTCGCACCCATACTCATAGTGATATTCTTTTTTCAGTATATCATCATCAAAAAACCTGTGGCACACTTACACAAGATCACTGTGGGTATCATCATGGTGATCCTGGGACTTTACGCTTTCATTGTCGGTCTTGAAATGGGACTATTCCCTATTGGAGAGACGATCGCCTACCAATTGACCGATATGAAAAACAACCTGCTGATCTACCTATTTGCTTTTCTTATCGGCTTCTCTACAACCATGGCAGAACCCGCACTGCTTGCCATTGCCATCAAAGCAGAAGAGATCAGTGAAGGAAACATCAAGCAGAATATCCTTAGAATAGTAGTAGCATTTGGTGTTGCCATCGGTATAGGCCTGGGGGCCTACCGTATTGTTGCAGGAGATCCTATCCACTACTACATCATTGTAGGCTATATTTTCGTGATCTTCTTTACCTATCTGGCACCCAGTTATATCATCCCTATTGCTTATGACAGCGGCGGAGTAACAACCTCCACTGTTACAGTACCTTTGGTTGCAGCATTAGGGCTCGGATTGGCTGAGAATATCGATGGGAGAAACCCGCTCATTGACGGTTTCGGGCTCATCGCTTTTGCCTCTCTCTTCCCCATGCTGACAGTAATGGGTTATGGGATACATGCAGAATACTATAAAAACAAACAACTAAAACAGGAGGAATTGCCATGA
- a CDS encoding FMN-binding protein — protein MKRTIITFLLLGVFLQLSAKVNTKVEEAVKGSFPKVDLIEPKQLILDKTIFKKIQQEARAKVETKIYRYYSLLRGNKTVGYGILIARKVRTKKATVLYAFDNTGKLKFAEIMGFKEPPEFIPNNTWMGQFKEKPGSAPLQMGKDIPTISGATLSARNISDGARIARAIFKYAIK, from the coding sequence ATGAAAAGAACTATCATCACCTTTTTGCTGCTGGGAGTTTTCCTGCAGCTTTCTGCCAAGGTCAACACAAAAGTAGAAGAGGCTGTCAAGGGCAGCTTTCCCAAGGTGGATCTCATAGAACCCAAACAGCTTATACTCGATAAAACGATCTTTAAAAAGATACAGCAGGAGGCAAGGGCGAAGGTTGAGACAAAGATCTACCGCTACTACAGTCTGCTAAGAGGGAACAAGACGGTAGGATATGGCATACTGATCGCCCGCAAGGTAAGAACGAAGAAAGCGACCGTACTCTATGCCTTCGATAATACAGGCAAATTGAAGTTTGCCGAGATTATGGGTTTCAAGGAACCGCCTGAATTCATTCCCAACAATACCTGGATGGGACAGTTCAAAGAGAAGCCGGGCTCAGCACCTCTGCAGATGGGAAAGGATATTCCAACGATCAGTGGAGCAACACTCTCTGCACGAAACATTTCTGACGGTGCGCGTATTGCCCGTGCCATTTTCAAGTATGCGATCAAGTAG